AGTGAAACTAGTAATGTAATGGAAAAATTTCAACAGTCGCTCCATTCTACTATCCCAACCGCTAAATACTATGGTCAACAGACAACCTGAAGAACATCAAGAGAAAATCTGTCAAAACTAGAAACGTAAACATGAATTCTTCTTACAAGCAAAGAAGAATATGAGCTTTTAACACATGAATTTTTCCATAACTGTGTGCAGTAGAGAGAGTATGCAGTACTTGCAGAGCTGCTACAATGTTAATGCCTATCTATTTCCTCATTAGTTTAAAGGACCCACGCACATATTTTAAGGACATTAGGTGTTTAAATGAAGAGATTGTAGAAAACcaggaacaaaataaaattagtggTTAGAAATAAAGTATATACTGAATCAGGGAAGAACAAGAATGCATTACCAGAGAGAGATTAATATACTGTGTTCTGATTGGTAAGTTTCTAGATAATACCTAGAACCTGCCAAACACCTTAACCAATTGAACCAACACCCAAGTCCTTCagaataataaagaagagactACCACTTGGTATCGTTTGCTAGAATTCTTTAGcattttcaaattgaaattcAGGGTAATTCAGTTTCTACCAGTAGAACCCATAAATCTTACAAGGTTAATGAACTTTTGACAGGATATGAGTAGCATTTGACCATATCAAACTGAATGCAATTGCTAATAGCCATGAAGATGAATAGGGAGAACAGCAAGTATatgaaaagttagaaaaaaaatttgaaagttgGAGATTAAGTttatagttaataataataattatatacagACTGCAGAATTTAATGAGTATGGCAAAAGTCTTGGTTTGCAATTACAAGAACGCAAATTCAAGTAAAAAGTCCTCATATTGGCATGCTTCAAAATGCAATATATCCAGATAAGGAACACAGATGTTTAATGTTGCTAAAAGTACACTTATTTGAGGCTTTTATTACAAGGTTTATGGAAATCTAAATCATGTTTAAGTAAAGATCAGGAACACAGATGTTTAATGTTgctaaaagtaaaataatggCAATTCTTTAAGAACCATACAACCTTTAGAGTGAAGCAAACTACATACCTGAACCTTTTCATGACATATTCTGGTCACTGTTGGCCACTGCATACCTGAACTTTTTCATGACATATTCTGGTTACTTCTGGACACTATCTACCTCAGATTCCTGTGCAACTCCTTACTTTTTAGCCTCAATATAAGAATCTCAAAAGTTCTTTGTTTATAACCAATTTCATATCTCTGGAAAGTATTCCTTTACCTTTCTCTCAATAAGGCTGGGACATGGTATACCAGTTATTATTGGAGAATACATACAGAAACTATAAACCTCTACCAAAGAAGTAACTCCCTAACCATCTAAGGAAAAGAGTGGATCCCTAACCTCCATCCAGAAATCATTCACTGTATCCATAATATGATCAAGATGCTGCTAATAGAAAAGAACATGGACAAAACAAAGCTATTTGgagattggatttttgttgcAGATTTCGAGAATTGAACAGATCCAGTAAAGCTTCCTGCAGTATTTGACAACGGGCTTGTACTTCCCGCGGTATTTGTTACAGGACTTACATTAGGTATGGTAACATTATTGCAAGATCCAAAAGGTGCTCCAGCCTGCAAAAGACCATAATATGGCATCTTTAGCAATCAAATTTATTCACATTCTAATACCATAACTAATCTAAGAGCCCTTCACAAATGGAACCCCAGGACTCAAAGTGATCATACTATATTGTCCAAGCCATAACCAAAACGAGAATCCATTGCTTTTTGTTGAACGAAAGTAGGCAAGGAAAAAGTCAAGTTCAAAACTTATGTCATGGCAAGTCATATTAAATCCTTTAACCTGTCACAGTGACAATACACCATGAATATGTTTTAAACATTTATTCAAAACTCCTACTCATCATCCTATTATGGCACAAGAATCACTATCCCATGGAAGGGGATATGAAGCAAGTCTCACAACTTAGTGGCTAATTGTGATCCAACTCTAGATTGAAAAATGCCCCCCAAATTAAATAGACTAATATTCAAACGAAATCAATTAGGCATGCATTTGGAAATATGCCAGaattggaaattttttattctttgtttccAGAAACAGCTAAACCACAGTGTGGAAGTAAGGCAGTTAATACTACATAGGTAAAATGGATAGACCTGGCAAGCAGTCACAGTGCTACAACCGCATGCCTGTCCGTTCATTCTATCCATAGCATCAAaaacaccaccaccatcactccTCTGCACCATATTCATCCCAGTTAGAATGCTTAAATAGGATATGTTTATTTCACATCTATTAGTGCATGCTAGTACTTATACCATGTAAAAGTTGACTGCCAAAAAATTTGGCATCACATTTCCAGCTGCTTTATAGCAGGTACCAACCATCTGAGCAAGTGGAGTTGAATGCTCTTTGCAAGCTTCAGTTTCAACTGGATATGTTGGGAagtaattcattaaaaaaagtgaTGCACTTTTGGAATTCAGCGGCTTTGATTCTTTTCTGCTTGGGCACGAGCCTGGTTTTACCCCAGGATCTCCAGCTGAAATTCAATTAAGCATGCAGTTGTTACTGGACCATTCACCTCCAAGCAAACTTTATAAAACCAATCGATATTTATGAACATGATGCTTACCCTCATTTTCCAACATATATTTCCATTGATAAGCAACTCCTTCCTCTGCTTCCTTTGAAGCAATAGAAGTGAATACCACAAGCCTGTGATTTTCTTGCACCATCTCTGTCACAGTGGGCCAATCTTCTCCCTTTTTCGGCATCTTAGACACAGGAAACCAATACTTATCCAAACCAGCATTGGTGAACAAATTTATCAAGCCTTTTGGAGTATGGACGTAGTCCTCAATGATAATTGTCACAATCTCAGTTGGATTCTCGCTCAAGAATGATTCCACTTCCTTCAAAGTGTTTATTGCAGGTTGCTACAAAAAATGCAGATGGGCACATCATAAACCAATTTACAAAAACCATTAACAAATTTCAAATTACTTAAATTGGTAAAATGGAAAGATGTATACAAACGCAGTGAAGTTGTAACATTGCCCTCGAAATGAATGGCAGAGCCAGATGTCGCCTTCGAAATCATACATATCCAACATCAACCCCCTCACACCATTCTAACAaacaaccatgaaaaaaaaaaaaaaacagacaattAATGATAAGTAAAATATTCATCAATGTCtacgaaaaaaaacaaaaataatcgaTTAGCTTGTCTAATTGCCAGGAAATTAAGCACAagaaaggaacgaaatataaaattcatcatttaattgtCATTCAACTTAGCACCAGTATATATAGTTGAATACTCGAAAAgctcaaaattttcatttcagtTTTTCTCTCGCCTCCAGATTCTGAGTAGCCAAACAAGTCAacaaggaaaaatgaaaaaatagaaaccaaataaaaacaagaagaagaacaaggaCCACATACCCTCAACTGATTTGTCACAGTGTCTTCTTGATTATAAAATGTAAGCCTCTGAACACCAGGCAAAGGAGGTGCATCAACAATGCTAAAAGAATTATGAGTAACTAACCATGTATACTTATTAAAAGGCAACCCATTTATCTGCAAAagcacacacaaaaaaagacaCAATCTTTACAGTGTTTTAGCTAAAAACAACCCAAACCCAtaatcaaaaacacaaaattaaaccaaaaaaagaacataCATAAGAATTAGGTATGGTAGCTTGGCCTCTGGTGCAAATGGGTTGAGTCTTGCCTAGAGCAGGGCAATTTCCACAATAAAGACCTGGCCCACAATTTGTGGCTTCTGTACAGGATTGTAAAACCTATGGGATTGACTCGAAATTCTGTTAAATTGTACggatcatgaaaaataaaaatcaagaaaagaaagagatgcAAGCACCTGTGCATGAGCTATCATGAATGAGGAGAGAAGCAGAGAGAGGTAAAGGAAGCCGATTGCAAGAGGGGCTCTGCATAGGCTACGGTGGACCGTGAAACACGGGGACATCGCCACTGTACGCTTATGCAGAGCTCGAGAACTGAGTAAGGAAAGATAGAGAGAGATtgatagagagaaagagaagtcTTTTGCACTGTGTAAACTGTAATGAAGGTGACAAGGCGGGCTTAATGGCACTCCCactttaatttctctttttctatagttttatttattacatttatttatttttaagaagaagaagaaagttaattatattatttagtcCATAAATTGTGCTGTTTTCCATGCAAAggatttatgtttcaattttgAATCGTTAGTAATATTTACTTCctgaattcattttaaaaaatacttttaataggaataaaaatctaaaaaatatattcttattacttctctttttgtttttttttaagttaaggTCAgataatatcattaattattccTAATGATCAtaaattttcttgttgttttgaattaaatagTAATTATATTCATATTCCCTTTCCAATCAAGAAAAACATTTcgaatttcatcctttattatagtaataattaagAATAAGTAATGCTAAAAATAGCtgtaaatcatatataaaaagttgTTTAAGAGACTTCATCGGAAAAATATTTTCGTTTCtctcatattaattaattttgtttctctGAAAAGAATGTTCCTaattgtaattgaaaaaaaaaaaaaaaaaaaggcaagggATAACCTATTATCAACGGGTACGGCTCCCAACAGTTTGCAGTCTCTTTTACTTTATTAAGGTTAACAGGAACTACTTTTTTGTTTGAGCTTTTACTTTAACAATAACAACGACGTCGTTTGGGTCTCGAGAAGGCAGTTGGGCTCGTTCGTGTTTTGAAAGGTTGATTGAATGTTATcgagtaaattataaatttagtcCCTATAGTCTTAAGAAATGAATTAATTAGTCCcatcattttaaaaaccaattatttaGTCCCTTCATGATCatgcttaatttaatattattttattccaagaaatgtgttttttttcatcaacctttccatgatatatatattcgctcttattttttaagtgaaaaataaatggaaatataatataaatgtaATGAAAAGGactaaatatatgatttttaaaattcagaGAGACTAAATAATAAGCAACTCAATTTTGTCTTCACAGGCTTAACCTTTTGTCAGTGCCTTTCACATGGTGGGGTTAGCTTGCATGAACTCCGTGCCGAGACAACATCTTTGGATATCATGCTTCGACATGATTGGTTATCCTTGCTTTACCATTTTCTCCCAGAAAATTGCAgaagtcatgtttttttaaaaaagaatatttattttttttctttttttttattttaatgcattaatatcacacattattttaatatatttataaaaaaaaaaaacaccataaatcACAAGTTTTCCGGTAAAAAATGATGCAAGCTTGTAGGGTAGGTTGCTTTAGCAGGTAGGAAAATGATGAGTACTTCCAACTAACATTAAATCTGTAGCGAAAAGGGAAGAATATAACAAAAGAAACACTTTACGTATGGGATTGGCCCGGAATAAATCCATTcttctaaataaatttaattattattatttatttcgaTGATcaaaaactcgagttaactctaaattaataaataaacctTGGACAGAGCTCGATTTGACTCACGATTAGAGCAACATCTTAAAGTCCAGTTGGTGGCCCACAGGTTCGGTGGTTATTTACAGCCTCGGTTAATCATGAAGAAATTAACATGGATGTTTAAGCAACGGTAATATTagtaaagaaacaagaaaagctCGATCTTCGAATTACTAACCTGACTGAGAATTTAATAAGATCATATAATatgataatttgatttaaattataggagacaaattatatataaaaaaatatttgataacaattaactaaaacaaatcaGTTGCCAgtatcattacaaaaaaaaaaagtaaaaaaaaatcattggagaCATATCATTATTCTACTATTGATAATGCCTATAACCATCAAAACTCTTATTAAGATGGTCCAAACCTCATTGCATAAGAATGCAtcatgacattaaaaaaaacccacatgAGTCACTAGAACAATATCacgtaaaacaaaacaaaaaaaaaataaagaatgatcATCCATCTATTTTCAACCAATTTATTCTATTTAACTcaaaagtaaaatttatttataaaaataaacttttcaattaataaaaagatacgAGAGAactcaatcaaataaaaaaaacaaaggataaaccgaagaaaaaaaatattagctttaaaaatattaaattaaacaaataagtCTTGAGCAAACCCTCCTAAAGTTGggttaattttcaaaacttgcaacctatattttataaatagcaagtaaaaaaataaagattaaatttgataaaacaaGAACTTGAAtaacaatgaaatttaatttcataaattatttaaaataaaataaaaaataatagaaataacatgaactgaataaaaaaataaagagaagttTAATGGTTTGTctaaaaaaattgcatgttaTGCACAAAGATTGAggaagagaaaggaaagaaaagaaaaaaaaagaaaaaaagaaaaaggaatggcCGCTAATGATAAGCCAACAAAAATATCTATGCACACGCTGCTTTTTCATGGAAAACATATCAAGATAAATTGAGAGCAACCCGCAATTTTGGCCTCATGAATTAGTCGCACATGTCGTCGGAGTGGTTGACATGTGCACATCACACAACCCCAAGACTTAAATGACCCCACCCAAGCTCATTAATTACAAATAcccaacaacaaaataacacaaatacTTTTTAATCTAAGGGTTAAATTATTTGACATCAAGTATGCCAAGGTGATTTTaccacacacaaaaaataaaattacatgaagGCTCCCCATCATcagttatttttcttattattataatgatagatatgttattttattatgcattcttcatatgaaaatacaaaagtaACCCTCtatataagcaaaaaaataatatatatatatatatatatatatatatatatatatatatatatatatatattttaaggatAGTGATGTAAATTTACTAtacatttaaaacacaaaatacttGTCCTAtccctaattaatttttagaatacCAAACTTATCCTGATGCAAAATCTATTTTACCCCTAAACATAAACATTTGGCTAAGAGGTTTGTTAGGTCAAGAAGGAGAAAACACTATTCTCAAATTGTGTTTAGGTGAATagtgctttcttcttctctttttttttttttttttttcaatagaagGTGTGCTcgtataattttttagatttagttttataataattaatagatattaaaaacatgattttaattctagagaaaaatatatttttgtagtcAAAATCcctttttcttattcatgtcTTTTTAATTAACAGCAtggttttttaagtaaaaattaaaggtaattaaaataaatattcataaaaactttcaatgattttaattaaagagaaaaaagttaCCTTTTTAATCAAAACCCCCTTCCtttattaatgtaattttttttattatgaaattgtttttttatcaaaaatacttttttaaaataaaaccatatcatgatttgaataaaaaaaaataaaaaaaattgtaattcaataaattttaagcgaatggatgaaaaataaaaaaataattaatttgatgatattaaataaaaattcaacaattaaaaaaaataaattttttattctcattgaatattcatgatattttttttaaaaaaaaactaattccgCATATTAAgttgatatataattattcattatgTGATTGTTAATATTACCATCTGGAGCTCTAaccttatttaaaaacaatgcaaTAATATGATAGATTCTTAAGAAATCACTTTAACATGTTCTTGCGAATTGCAGTAACTTGAAAGAGCtgcttttccttttattaatgTAGAAGAACCGATAGTTAAGCAATTCCATCAACAACGCTCTTTCAAGTTAAAAGGAAAAGCAGCCCCCCTTTGAACCCAAGATGGTTGGCCGCCACATGCACCCTTCTAGTTGTGCAATTTTTATTGCTAGTTTGTGTGTTACACgcgctatatattttttttataattatttaatatatttgttatttgataaaaaagaaggtagctatttgttttagtttcaaaTGTGATCCCTAAAGCTTTAAATCCATAACAgtgaatttttttgtgtttaaccGAGGATTATCCAAGCGTCTAATTGTTCTTTTAATATCTCGAGAGCCCtgtatcaaaaaataataattattaagccAAAAGCAAATCAACATACTATGAAAAGATTAaatacaaaagattaaaaaaaaagtgaaaataaaaaataaaaaaacagaggcAAAAGTATAAAGAAAAAGTGTGGAGGAGTTTCATTGTTCATAGGAACAATGAAACaacatcaaatgttttttaatatcttttataaTTGTTCACCTATAAACAAATACATTGTTTACAATGTtttgttagttatttttttttaaattcaaaattttggaCCTCGGTTTTCTAATCAATAGAGATGATCAGAAACTAGTCAATCATGAGCTGGTTCGTTTGCTGCAATAGACGACCCATCATgtgttataaaaaaatggaggtcataaaagaaaaatataactaCGTATGCTTGGGTATCAAGACCCGAGACTCCTATactattttagggtttttaaaatgtttttccttgaatttcaatctaaaatattttcaattaattaatttaaaatatattacatatataattttattatttattaaactaattatggatattattttattaaatactattcaatttttattttgcttttgaaTAAGATTATAGTAGCCTCTTAAA
This Populus alba chromosome 7, ASM523922v2, whole genome shotgun sequence DNA region includes the following protein-coding sequences:
- the LOC118047871 gene encoding PI-PLC X domain-containing protein At5g67130 produces the protein MSPCFTVHRSLCRAPLAIGFLYLSLLLSSFMIAHAQVLQSCTEATNCGPGLYCGNCPALGKTQPICTRGQATIPNSYINGLPFNKYTWLVTHNSFSIVDAPPLPGVQRLTFYNQEDTVTNQLRNGVRGLMLDMYDFEGDIWLCHSFRGQCYNFTAFQPAINTLKEVESFLSENPTEIVTIIIEDYVHTPKGLINLFTNAGLDKYWFPVSKMPKKGEDWPTVTEMVQENHRLVVFTSIASKEAEEGVAYQWKYMLENEAGDPGVKPGSCPSRKESKPLNSKSASLFLMNYFPTYPVETEACKEHSTPLAQMVGTCYKAAGNVMPNFLAVNFYMRSDGGGVFDAMDRMNGQACGCSTVTACQAGAPFGSCNNVTIPNVSPVTNTAGSTSPLSNTAGSFTGSVQFSKSATKIQSPNSFVLSMFFSISSILIILWIQ